In a single window of the Rhopalosiphum padi isolate XX-2018 chromosome 1, ASM2088224v1, whole genome shotgun sequence genome:
- the LOC132919612 gene encoding protein UXT homolog, whose amino-acid sequence MSSSPLSWSKAESVEAKVAKFEMFINDVLKDSLKQISTALDVINEQIAELEDVRNTVETMSRLACELPAGKPLKTRVNVGCDFFMQANADVRTFLVCVGLGYYVEYSKDETLAHVQIRTKLLKERADELRDKGARVRAQITLALHCIQEVQGL is encoded by the coding sequence atgtcgtCTTCTCCATTGTCATGGTCGAAAGCGGAATCGGTAGAGGCAAAGGTGGCCAAGTTCGAGATGTTCATCAACGATGTCCTCAAGGACAGCCTAAAGCAGATCTCTACCGCTCTGGATGTGATCAACGAACAAATTGCGGAACTGGAAGACGTGCGCAATACCGTGGAGACAATGAGTCGGTTAGCGTGCGAACTTCCAGCCGGCAAGCCATTGAAGACTCGTGTCAATGTGGGGTGCGATTTCTTCATGCAGGCCAACGCGGACGTCCGGACGTTCTTGGTATGCGTGGGTTTGGGCTATTATGTTGAGTACTCCAAGGACGAGACACTGGCGCATGTTCAGATCCGAACCAAGTTGCTCAAGGAACGGGCGGATGAGCTCCGCGACAAGGGGGCCCGAGTACGAGCTCAAATCACCCTGGCCCTGCACTGCATACAGGAAGTGCAAGGCTTATAg